Part of the Methylomonas sp. AM2-LC genome, ACTCAGAGTAATTATTTATACAGGGTTACTGAACTTAGCAATGTGCCAAAGTCAGGCTTTCGATGTTCTCCATTAACTTTTAGTTAACGAATTTAAGCATAGCAGATTTTGCCCGTTGCATGGCGAATGCGCGCAGAGTTTGAAAAAGGTTTAATCCGCGCATACCCAGCAACCGAAATGCATAGGTTGATTTTATGTTTTGAAATCCAGATCTGGAAAAATATCGTCCATGACTTCTAATGCACTTAAATAACGCTCGTTGATCCGATTTTTGCGAATAGCATCATGCAGGTAATTAAACCGGGCCAAATGATCGGTTATGCGTTTTTTAGCATAGTCTACCGTGGTACCTGATTTAAGAATAAATGGCCAATCAGACGCTTGTGCCAGCAATAAAGAACGCAAGGCCTGATTGATTGCTCTTTGTTGCAAAGCATTAACTACCCTGCCCTGCAAATCTGCCAAGAGTTTTTCCAGTTCATCGTTGGCTTTATGGATCAGCGGATATATCCAATCGTTGCTTTCGTTTAACCAGTACGAAGAATAACCGTTCTCCCCCCAGCTTGAGGCTGCGGGTGTTCCGGATTGAGCACCTAAGTGCAAATCCAGATAATCACTACAGGTACGGGTCTTTAATCCCTCACTGCTGTCATTCAGCAAGCGTAATACGGCTTCTAGCCAGAGCGGACCTTCAAACCACCAATGTCCAAATAATTCTGCGTCATAGGGTGCTACGATAATCGGAGTAGTCGCCAGTTCCTGACTGAGTATGTCTATCTGTGCCTGTCGCTGCCTGACAAAATCGACTGCATGTTGCTGCGCTTTGTAGCGTGCCTGCTGCGGATTGTAGGTTTGCTTGGCTAAATCGCTACCCGTCACACGATAATATTTGATACCGGTATTAACGCGCGTATCTTCATCCTGTAGATACGGTGCTAGATAATCCAGATCAAGATCGAAGCCAATATCGCGATAATATTCGCGATAATCTGCATCGCCAGGATAACCTTGCTCCGCACTCCAAACTTGTCGCGATGATGCGGGATCGCGGCCAAATGCAGCCACACCATTTTCACAAATTAGCGGTGCGTATACGCCAGGGGGTTGGTCTGTGGTTTTTGCATCCAAAATGCCATGAGTATCAACATAAAAATATTCGATACCTTCTGCCTGTAAATGTTTTTCCACACCGGGATAATAAGCGCATTCTGGTAACCAAAAACCACGTGGTTGAATGCCGGTAAAGGCTTTAAAGGTATCTATACCGATTTTAATTTGCCTGCGCACAGCGCTTTCGCTGATATTAAGCAGTGGCAAAAAACCATGCGTGGCAGCCGTGGTAATTAACTCTAGTTTACCGCTTTGCTGATGCTTGATGAAGGCTGCCAGAATGTCGCACTGATAATGATCTCGAAAATTATTCAGTGTAGTACGAAACAATTGCTGATACATCAGTGCCAAGGCATGAAAGTCGGGCTGAAGTAAAGTTCTGGCCACTTCCTGCTCTGCTAGTTCCAACTGCATTTGCAAATGTCTTAAATAACGAGTCTGCAACAGCGGATCACGCCACATGGTTAACAAGGTGGGTGACAATGATAAGGTTATCCTATAGTCAACAGCATCAAGCTGCAAGCGATCAAACAGGGCTGCTAATGGCAAATAGCAGTCTGTCATCGCCTCGAATAGCCAGTTTTCTTCAAAAAAGTGTTCGTATTCGGGGTGATGTACATAGGGCAAATGCGCATGTAAAACGATGCTAAGGTAACCTTTGTTCATCTAGGTTGTGTAGATTCTTGAGTAGTGCCAATTTTGCTGGTAGCGGATGAAGTCAGCATACTAGGTATTATAAACTGAGCGATAGCCGCTGGCAGCACATAATTAGCAGTATCTGGCTGATTTTTGGGTACTTCGGTAATATTGGATTTTAACAGCACTGTAAACGCTTGTTCAGCATCACTTTTACCTAATTCTGCATTTAAACGTGCAGGAAAAGACAAAGAAGCAGGCAATCTGATTTCCTGATGGGTTTTGCCAGCGTCTAGCAATACATCAAAACTTTCAGGGCGCTCACAACCCGTTTGGCTATTCTGGGTGGAGGATGGTTCAACATCATTCTGCTTAAAAATCCGTAAAGTTAACGGTGCTGGAGGTTCTGATTTAATATTCGGCAATACCTGATTGCGTCCAAAGCGCCAATACACATGTAAGCGTTGCGGATCAACAGGCAATAATACCAAGCTGGCAGGCTGTGGCAGCGCACGCGGTGCATATTCTTTACTGATTTCCTGACTAATGGCTAATAGTTCTTGCACGGAAAAAGCGGCCGATGGTATTTTATAAGCGTTGCGGCTACTAATATAAGGAGAAAACTCTCGACTAATAGCTTCGCTAATGTCCTGCATTTCCTGCTCAGACAGTTTTATTCGTTGAGGATGTGGTGTCTGTAAAAATACCATTATCAGGGATAACGTAGTGTCTCTGGGTTGTCACAATTCCTGCACTGTGTTGCAGGCATTATTTCCACCAAATCAGGCAGATTTTAATAGGACTCTAACCTTTGTCGATTATTTGTGCAAGTTACATGCTTATTTTCCCCGCTTTGCAGTAGAATTACTCTATAAAATTGCTACTTCTTACTCTTATCATGCCCAAAAAATATAATTTAAGATCTGGAAGTCCCTATCCGCATGGTGCCAAAGCGGTTGAAACTGGGGTTAATTTTTCCATTTCCAGTCGCCATGCCACTGAGGTGGAATTATTGCTGTTTTTAACCTCAGAGTGCCTGGAACCTTTTCAGGTTATCCCTCTGGAAAAAGAACGCAATCATACGTTTTTTTCATGGCATGTGTTTGTGCAGGAATTACCCGCCGGAACTTGGTATGCATGGCGCATTGATGGTCCTTCCCATACGCGTGAATCTGGTTTACGCTTTGACCGCGAAAAATTATTGCTCGACCCGTGGGCGCGAGCCGTTAGCGACAAGTTATGGAAACGAGCTGCCGCCTGCGTACCGGGTGATAATAGCCAGCACGCCATGCGGGCAGTGGTGGTTGATGACCGATATGATTGGGAAGGTGACACGCCGCTAGCAATCCGCAGTGAAAAATCCATCATTTATGAATTGCATGTGGGTGGCTTTACCCGCCATCCTTCATCTAAAGTAAAACATCCAGGTACTTTTGTGGGATTAATAGAAAAAATCCCCTACCTGCAAAAACTGGGTATTAGCCATGTGGAATTACTACCCGTTATGGCGTTTGACGAGCAGGATATTCCGCCACACTCGGCGGATCTGGGTTTAAAAAACTACTGGGGCTATAGCACACACAGTTTTTTCAGTCCGCACCCCGGTTATTGCGTCACCCCGGAACAGGGAACGCATATCAATGAATTTAGAGACCTAGTGAAAGCCTTGCATAAAGCAGGTATCGGTATCATCATGGATGTGGTGTTTAATCATACCTCTGAAGCCGGTATTGATGGGCCAGTTATCAATTTTAAAGGAATCACTGGCAACAGTTTTTACATTACCGATAAACATGACAAGCGCATGTTCTTGGATTACACAGGTTGTGGTAATACCGTCAATGCTAACCATCCGTTAGTCACCAACTTCATCATCAGCTGTCTGGAATATTGGGTTAGAGAGATGCATGTGGATGGATTTCGCTTTGATCTGGCCAGTGCATTGGCTCGCGGCGAAGATGGCAGTGTGTTAACTGACCCACCCTTGGTATGGGGTATTGAATTATCGGAACAACTGGCCCGTACTAAACTGATTGCAGAGGCTTGGGATGCATCTGGACTGTATCAGGTGGGCAATTTTCCCGGTTATCGCTGGGGAGAATGGAATGGTATGTATCGCGATACTATCCGCCGTTTTTTGCGTGGCGATAAAGGTATTATAAACGCCGTTGCCACACGCATCTGCGGCAGTAGTGATCTTTATCAATATCAAAATCGTTTGCCTATCAGTGGTATTAATTTTATCACCTGTCATGATGGATTTACGCTTTATGATCTGTTTAGTTACAATCATAAACATAATACTGCCAATGGCGAAAATAACCAGGATGGTTGCAATAACAGTTTAAGTTATAACTTCGGTGTTGAAGGTCCAACTAGCGATCCCAGCCTGCTGTCCTTACGACGTAAACAGATTAAAAATGCCCATGCTATTTTACTGCTCAGTCACGGCGTACCTATGTTGCTTGCCGGTAATGAATTTCTACATAGTCAACAAGGTAACAACAACTGCTATTGTCAGGATAATGAATTAAGCTGGTTAAATTGGGAACAAGCAGAAGAAAATGCCGACACCATACGTTTTTTGCAACAAATGATACAGCTACGTAAACGCCACGCCTCGTTAATGCGCCGCAATTTTCTAACAGGAAAACCTATCGCTGGCCGGGAAATACCGGATATTGTCTGGCACGGTTTAACGGTTGACCAACAGCCGCAATGGCATGACCCGGAAACACGCACTTTAGCGTTTACCTTAGGCGCAATAAGGGATGATGAGCCGGACTTACATGTCATTATGAATATGTCAGACCTAAAGTTTCCTATGCAGTTACCCAGTATACCTGGAAAAACTTGGTGTCTAGCGGTGGATACCTCATTAAAATCACCCCGCGATATAGTACCGCCGGATGATCAAAAACCGTTAAGCAAACCGTTTTATCAGGTAGACAGCCATTCAGTTGCCGTATTTGAGAATCTACCCGATGATGTTGCTAAAGCTAGAGCGCCGGGTTTGTTTAGCAAAATTACTGGGATACATTTTTAGCTAACTTACAACGTTTGCTCGGCATGGATGCCGGGCTAAAGCTACATGGATGTATTTACGGCGTCTTCTGCAAGGAACTCCAGCACTAAAAACTGAATAGCTGACCAGATGCAATAACTTAAGTGAAATTATTTGCGTCCCCTTGCCATTCTTAGCTCCCTTGCCCAAAACAGTATCAAGAGATAGAAAACTGTTGTGGTAACTCGCCCCAAGGGTTTTACTAAAAAGCCAACCTCACTATCAGGCTGGAAAAATGGTTCATTTAAGCAAGAACCAAGTGGCTAGTAATAAAGTTGTTGTAAGTAAAACCATAGCAACCCGCTATTTGGACTAAAGCGTTCAAGTATACTGAAGAAAATAGGCCAAAAAATTATTAGGCTTAGCTGCAGCCTATAAATCCACATACGCCATCAAGTCCTGCAGCTCTTTAGCATCCAGTTCGTAGAAAGAATGGGCGCGGACGCGTTCTGGCAATACCACCTCACCGTATCTTACCCGCATCAAACGGCTGACCTTTACCCCTTGCGATTCCCACAAACGTCTGACCAAACGATTACGCCCTTGTTTTACAGTTACGTAAAACCATTTGTTAGCGCCCTCACCTGCGTAAAAACGTAGTTCGTCAAAGTGTGCTGGGCCATCTTCCAGCTCTACGCCAGTGCGTAAGCGCTGCAGTATGGACTCATCCACATCGCCTAAAATACGCACTGCGTATTCACGCTCTACCTCTCGCGATGGATGCATTAAACGATTGGCCAGTTCACCATTATTGGTAACTAGTATGAGTCCAGAGGTATTGATGTCCAGCCTACCCACCGCTATCCAGCGTCCTACCGGAATACGCGGTAATTGGGTAAAGATTACCGGACGACCTTCAGGGTCCCGACGGGTAACTACTTCGCCGACGGGCTTATGGTAAACCAATACTCGGGTAGGTTGTTCCGCATATTTATCCCATTTCACCACGCGGCCATTGATGAGTAAATGATCCCCCGGTTTTAAATGGTAACCCAAGGTGATGGCTTGACCATTAACTGTTAAGCGTCCCTCTGTAATCCAACGTTCAATTTCACGTCGTGAGCCTAATCCAGCTCTAGCCAACAGCTTTTGTATGCGTTCGCCATCGCCACTCGTACCCGTGGCGGTATAACTCGTGGCTGACTTGTACCTAGCCGCCGGCCTAGCTCTAGCCGCTGGCTTAGCATTCTCGGAGCCAGACCCGGCAGATGAGCCTCTTTGCTTAGGGCTAAACTTGCCGGGCTTGGCGTCCTGCGTCTTAGAATTCTTGCTCTGCGGAGGCGTCATTTTGCGGTCTTTCACTGTTGTCCTGCTGTAGTTGCTGTGTGGGTGCCAAGTTAAAATCGATAGTAACCAGTTCTTCCATAGTTGGCAATTCGGTGACTGAGCTTAAATTAAAGTAATCTAAAAATTGTTTGGTGGTGCCAAATAAAGCGGGACGTCCGGGCACTTCTTTATGAGCAATCACCCGTATCCATTCCCGTTCCAGTAAGCTTTGAATAATACCGGAACTGACACTGACCCCTCGAATTTCTTCAATTTCACCGCGTGTTACGGGTTGACGATAAGCGATAATGGCTAAAGTTTCCAGTGCCGCCCGCGAATAACGCGCAGGTTTTTCTTCAAAAATTCGGCTTACCCAATGTGCCAAGCCTTCTTTTACCTGAAAACGATAACCGCTGGCCAGTTGCTTTAAGCCAATTGGTCGAGGGAGGTAATCTTCACTAATCGATACCAGTGCTTCTTGAATTTCCTGCATAGGCGGCTGTTCAAGTTCTGGAAACACTTGCTGAATCTGTTTGACTGTCATAGGGCGATTAGCCGCAAACAAAATAGCTTCTACGATGCGCTTAGTATTCACGCCTCCTCCAGCCTTTTGTAGGGATAATTCACCGATTTGTGAAATGTGAATTCTGAGCTGCGGCTGCCAGTGCGTTTTGCCACGCAAACCGCCCGGCAATTTTGCCATTGCATGACGTTTGTATACAGGCAATTGAGGACTATCCACTGACCAGTACGGGTTCCAGTAACGCGCCTGACGCAATTGCGCGGGTAACACCACCACTTTACGGCTGCCAATACGACTGTGCTGTACCTGACTATGCAGCGTAATAGGTTGCCAAGCTTGCGCCACACGTAGAACTGCCGGCAATTTAATAGCGGGTCGGCGTGGTTTAAGTAGTGGAGCCACCGGTTTTGGCTTACTACGTCTGGGTTTTGACTTTGCTGGTTTAGCATCAACAATTTCATCGCTTAGCGCCGTTTGTAAATCTCTATTTGCAACACTGCTTTCAGTTGGCGCTACGGGTTCTAACGCTGATTTCTGCGTAGGGTGCGGACTGGAAGATGTCGATAATTCCTTCTTTGCTGAGCTCAAGGATGGCAAGAAACGCGACAACCACGCCGTTTTTTCCTTCGCTTCCGGTAAATAGCGCTGCGAAAGAGAGGTAATCTGACCTGTTAAGTTTTTCCAAAATGGTTGCCATTCGTTCACGGACTGATAAGGGTTCTTTAGTTATTTGATGGTGGCTAAGTTGCTCGACACGTTTTAGTACATCCTGAAACGCCAGCAAAATTTCCTTTAGATGCACATCAGCTAAGACAGGCTTGCCTGTTACGCTAGACACATCTACTGAGACCTCAAAGGTGTCGCGTTCGTTTCGGGGTAATAAATCCAATTCTTCAGCGACTTTCTTAATCGCTTCATATTCTTGCAGTTTACGAATTAAAAACGCTCTGGGATCGTCCTCTTCTTCTTCGCTCTCCGGTGGCCTGGGTAATAACATACGGGATTTTATCTCCGCCAGCAAGGCTGCCATCACCAGATATTCGGCAGCCAGTTCCAGACGCAACTGCCCCATTATTTCTATATATCCCAAGTACTGGTGAGTAATTTGTGCAATAGGGATATTCAGAATATCCAGATTCTGCTTACGAATCAAATATAATAATAAATCCAGCGGTCCTTCAAACGCATCCAGAAAAACTTCCAGTGCATCGGGTGGAATGTATAAGTCATCAGGCAAGGTTGGGTAAGGTTGACCTAATACGCGTGCCAACGATACGACGGGTTCATCAACGCTCTCAGCAGACAAATTACATTCCAGCTAAACTAAAAAACAGTTGCGACAAATTAAACAACGGATAGGCCAAAATGCTATTCAAGACATTGGTAGCCAACAATACCAGTAAAATTATAAAACCATACTTTTCCAGCCGATTGAATTGCCAAGCCCAATAATGAGGTAATAAACCCGATAAGATTCGACTACCATCAAGCGGTGGTATGGGCAATAAATTCAGCAGCGCCAAAATTAAATTAATGTGGATACCCGCCGAGCCCATATAGATTAACGGCATGGAAACAAATTCGTATTCATGATACATCATTCCTATTCTGGCCAACAAAGCCCAAAATACCGCCATTAGCAGATTGGATAGAGGTCCCGCCAGTGCCACCACCATCATAGCTTTGCGAGGATCTTTAAAGTTACGCGCATCAACCGGCACGGGTTTTGCCCAACCGAATATGAAACCCGTAAAAGTTATGAGCATTAAACCAGGTAGTATGATG contains:
- a CDS encoding 1,4-alpha-glucan branching protein domain-containing protein gives rise to the protein MNKGYLSIVLHAHLPYVHHPEYEHFFEENWLFEAMTDCYLPLAALFDRLQLDAVDYRITLSLSPTLLTMWRDPLLQTRYLRHLQMQLELAEQEVARTLLQPDFHALALMYQQLFRTTLNNFRDHYQCDILAAFIKHQQSGKLELITTAATHGFLPLLNISESAVRRQIKIGIDTFKAFTGIQPRGFWLPECAYYPGVEKHLQAEGIEYFYVDTHGILDAKTTDQPPGVYAPLICENGVAAFGRDPASSRQVWSAEQGYPGDADYREYYRDIGFDLDLDYLAPYLQDEDTRVNTGIKYYRVTGSDLAKQTYNPQQARYKAQQHAVDFVRQRQAQIDILSQELATTPIIVAPYDAELFGHWWFEGPLWLEAVLRLLNDSSEGLKTRTCSDYLDLHLGAQSGTPAASSWGENGYSSYWLNESNDWIYPLIHKANDELEKLLADLQGRVVNALQQRAINQALRSLLLAQASDWPFILKSGTTVDYAKKRITDHLARFNYLHDAIRKNRINERYLSALEVMDDIFPDLDFKT
- a CDS encoding DUF4912 domain-containing protein; this translates as MQDISEAISREFSPYISSRNAYKIPSAAFSVQELLAISQEISKEYAPRALPQPASLVLLPVDPQRLHVYWRFGRNQVLPNIKSEPPAPLTLRIFKQNDVEPSSTQNSQTGCERPESFDVLLDAGKTHQEIRLPASLSFPARLNAELGKSDAEQAFTVLLKSNITEVPKNQPDTANYVLPAAIAQFIIPSMLTSSATSKIGTTQESTQPR
- the glgX gene encoding glycogen debranching protein GlgX produces the protein MPKKYNLRSGSPYPHGAKAVETGVNFSISSRHATEVELLLFLTSECLEPFQVIPLEKERNHTFFSWHVFVQELPAGTWYAWRIDGPSHTRESGLRFDREKLLLDPWARAVSDKLWKRAAACVPGDNSQHAMRAVVVDDRYDWEGDTPLAIRSEKSIIYELHVGGFTRHPSSKVKHPGTFVGLIEKIPYLQKLGISHVELLPVMAFDEQDIPPHSADLGLKNYWGYSTHSFFSPHPGYCVTPEQGTHINEFRDLVKALHKAGIGIIMDVVFNHTSEAGIDGPVINFKGITGNSFYITDKHDKRMFLDYTGCGNTVNANHPLVTNFIISCLEYWVREMHVDGFRFDLASALARGEDGSVLTDPPLVWGIELSEQLARTKLIAEAWDASGLYQVGNFPGYRWGEWNGMYRDTIRRFLRGDKGIINAVATRICGSSDLYQYQNRLPISGINFITCHDGFTLYDLFSYNHKHNTANGENNQDGCNNSLSYNFGVEGPTSDPSLLSLRRKQIKNAHAILLLSHGVPMLLAGNEFLHSQQGNNNCYCQDNELSWLNWEQAEENADTIRFLQQMIQLRKRHASLMRRNFLTGKPIAGREIPDIVWHGLTVDQQPQWHDPETRTLAFTLGAIRDDEPDLHVIMNMSDLKFPMQLPSIPGKTWCLAVDTSLKSPRDIVPPDDQKPLSKPFYQVDSHSVAVFENLPDDVAKARAPGLFSKITGIHF
- the rluB gene encoding 23S rRNA pseudouridine(2605) synthase RluB; protein product: MKDRKMTPPQSKNSKTQDAKPGKFSPKQRGSSAGSGSENAKPAARARPAARYKSATSYTATGTSGDGERIQKLLARAGLGSRREIERWITEGRLTVNGQAITLGYHLKPGDHLLINGRVVKWDKYAEQPTRVLVYHKPVGEVVTRRDPEGRPVIFTQLPRIPVGRWIAVGRLDINTSGLILVTNNGELANRLMHPSREVEREYAVRILGDVDESILQRLRTGVELEDGPAHFDELRFYAGEGANKWFYVTVKQGRNRLVRRLWESQGVKVSRLMRVRYGEVVLPERVRAHSFYELDAKELQDLMAYVDL
- the scpB gene encoding SMC-Scp complex subunit ScpB, coding for MSSAKKELSTSSSPHPTQKSALEPVAPTESSVANRDLQTALSDEIVDAKPAKSKPRRSKPKPVAPLLKPRRPAIKLPAVLRVAQAWQPITLHSQVQHSRIGSRKVVVLPAQLRQARYWNPYWSVDSPQLPVYKRHAMAKLPGGLRGKTHWQPQLRIHISQIGELSLQKAGGGVNTKRIVEAILFAANRPMTVKQIQQVFPELEQPPMQEIQEALVSISEDYLPRPIGLKQLASGYRFQVKEGLAHWVSRIFEEKPARYSRAALETLAIIAYRQPVTRGEIEEIRGVSVSSGIIQSLLEREWIRVIAHKEVPGRPALFGTTKQFLDYFNLSSVTELPTMEELVTIDFNLAPTQQLQQDNSERPQNDASAEQEF
- a CDS encoding ScpA family protein — encoded protein: MSAESVDEPVVSLARVLGQPYPTLPDDLYIPPDALEVFLDAFEGPLDLLLYLIRKQNLDILNIPIAQITHQYLGYIEIMGQLRLELAAEYLVMAALLAEIKSRMLLPRPPESEEEEDDPRAFLIRKLQEYEAIKKVAEELDLLPRNERDTFEVSVDVSSVTGKPVLADVHLKEILLAFQDVLKRVEQLSHHQITKEPLSVRERMATILEKLNRSDYLSFAALFTGSEGKNGVVVAFLAILELSKEGIIDIFQSAPYAEISVRTRSAN
- a CDS encoding site-2 protease family protein, coding for MEDLSLVQRIVVWLLPVVFAITVHEVAHGWVAKQFGDKTAFLQGRLTLNPFKHVDIFGTIILPGLMLITFTGFIFGWAKPVPVDARNFKDPRKAMMVVALAGPLSNLLMAVFWALLARIGMMYHEYEFVSMPLIYMGSAGIHINLILALLNLLPIPPLDGSRILSGLLPHYWAWQFNRLEKYGFIILLVLLATNVLNSILAYPLFNLSQLFFSLAGM